The Silene latifolia isolate original U9 population chromosome Y, ASM4854445v1, whole genome shotgun sequence sequence gaaaaccgccttcttaaacggttatttggaggaagagttgtacatggtgcaacccgaaggtttcatagatcctgaacatcctaagaaagtatgcaagcttaagcgttccaattatggacttaagcaagcttctcggagttggaatcatcgtttcgaccaggtgataaaagagtatggtttcactcgatcggtcgaagaaccatgcttatatatcaagtcgagtggaagcaagattgtattcttgatattgtatgtcgatgacatactcttgattgggaatgacattcctctcctatcttcggttaaagaatggttgaagaaccatttccagatgaaagatctgggtgaggcacagcgcattttgggaatccgtatctaccgagatagatcacgacggacgttatcacttagtcaggagtcttatttggataagattcttgagaagttcagatgaccaactccaagaaggggaaccttccaatgacgatcgggatgcgattgagcaagtctcgatcacccacgacgcctgaagggattgagcgcatgagtcgtgttccttatgcatctgcaataggatcaatcatgtatgccatgatatgcacacgtccagacgtggcatatgcattgagtatgacgagttggtaccaaaagactccaggtgaaacacactggatagctgtcaaaaacatcctcaagtacctacggaggactaaggattgggtattgagtTATGGAGGTGATACTAAGCTATGCACAATCGGTTaggcagatgctagcttccaaagggatcgagatgactcaaaatccagtccgggttcgtcttcactcttaatggtgctgcggtcagctggaagagttccaaacagagtgttgtagcagattatactactgaatccgagtactatgccgctcggAGGCAAAGAAAGGAAggagcgatatggatgcgtcaattcttacaaggacttacagtagttcctagttcgaatgacccgatcaccatctattgtgacaatagaggtgccatcttccaggctaaggagccaaagtctagcaacaaatctagacatgtacatcggaaagctcacctgatccgtgattacgtggagcaagaggagatagtgatagacaagattgcgacggatgataacatcgcggatcctctcactaaaccgttgaattatgataaacatgtagggcacgttaattccatgggaattaaacgcgttcctgagttgtagtacttgattatggatttgatacattatctttttcatatactatttataacttcatcgttttattataatattttgtttttcatgtggattgtactgacaacattgaacgccacaaagtgaactgaattacattatatttgttttggtccgtaatcgccaatgtgagctgatacctccggctattatattgtgcagtcgattgatggtgggttcaacgagccataagtcaaacagttgactgatcaatcacagatgcgagattataatgatacctcgtaggacaactttttgtgacaacgtaatggagtcctaaatgtttaaaaacattcggtgccaggtcgtggataggacatctattgtgttcctagagtcgattcttttgactatcgactgtctcttgagattaaggcagtttttgggtgactttggtttctttctcacggtctgccgtaactggaggctaagtagattttttatgggtcatttcatactgtgcttacatctgcaggattcgagttgaagaaaatatccaatccttatcaggtatagttatttctcagggccactcgaggagttgtaactgaaatgcatggccatgctcgaatgttgattcgtttatcagttaagttactctctagtcggggaaaccactcttgatattgaccgcttgtaaaatacgacctttgtgaatgcgtattttcaaattgttttacattgagtgggagaaattataggatatgagaatcggttatcgcacatacacttgtgaggacaaatgggagtttgttggagcttgtgtcctccacaaattagtgtgataacatttttaaatctcttacaagttcacaagggtatacttcgtatatttaatcagttgattaacgtttacctaataacggttggcttgctataaagtttgacgttattatcatacagatggcggtgatcaactggtccctaaaggtcacacctataggatgtgtttgagagatgtggttatagaaatatgatcacattgatgcttaatatgactaaacagttagtcaatgtgttgatgagacaattatttaatgaagattaaataatattagttgagacaaattaactgtcaattcgtaaattgaatataataagttatatttaattaaatgtatgtaatgttagcttggacgaattaatatgttaattcgtaattaaatgtaatcagttatatttaatatcaacaagatgaatgtgtcatagtggtaatagtgagggtacacaaaccaagaggtcacgGGTTCggtcctcactagatgacaatttaacacattttatacatttttggaataaccaaaaataaggagattacactccttatttcggttatatgggccgaaattagggaagatTATATCTTCCTACTTGACTCTCATATTTTGGTGAGAATAAGAAGGAAAGAGAGatcattattctaccctaattcctTTTTAACCTAGCCccctctctctcatcagaaaaacacaaaaacaacataattttacagaaaattttagatcgattctagcataatcagaagggcatatctcatatcgtcttgggtgcaactgataggcgaatatctactttgatattgttcttaggccatatttgctaggaccgaaggttatttctgaatcctttattttgtttatgtattttatttatgactagtgatcgtcttaattaaattcgttataatccttcaattttaagggaagtatacagattatttcccacaaaatGATCACTGGATTTTGAATGGACCTACTGGTATTGTCTCTTTTCTACCAGAAGTTTTGTTTGATCATAGTCCTAGTGTTCTCAGTCTTTGGGAGGGTGGTGGCATACATAAGACTTCATTCAAATATTTCTCCATGTAGAGCAAAGATGGTCATTTCAGTGATACTGTGAAGGATGTTTGGACCAAACAGATTAGAGGTTGTCTCATGTTTCAGGTAGCTAAAAAATTAAAAATGCTTAAAGGCCCTCTAAAGAAGCTGAATAGAGAAGGGTTTGGTAATATTTTGAACACTGCAGAGGTTGCAAGAATGGTCCTAGAAGAAAAGCAAGCTCAACTCCATTTAGATCCTCAAAATCTTATGCTTCAGATTGAAGAAAGAGCTGCTGCTCAATCTTTTAAGGAGTTACATAAAGCTAAGCACTCTTTTCTAGGACAGAAAGCTAAGATCAACTGGATGCACCGCAATGATGAAAATACACATTATTTTCACAGTTCTATTAAAGTTCACAGAGCTCAGAACAAGGTGCTTAGTATTATGGATATGAATGGTAATCTATGTTCTGACAATTCAACCATAGAACAAGCTTTTATTGATTATTACCATAGGCTTTTAGGCAGTTCTGAGAGAGTAACCAGAGTTAATCTTGAAGTTGTTAGGAGGGGAAAGAGTGTTTCTGATATACATGCCTCTGCTATGGTTATTCCTGTTACTGCAACTGAGGTTAGGTCTGCTTTATTCTCTATGCCTAATGAGAAGGCTTCTGGTCTTGATGTTTCTCGTCCAGTTTTTTCAAGGATTCATATGATATCATTGGAGAGGATGTGGTTGGGGCTGTCATGGAGTTTTTCACTAATGGTCATCTGTTGTATCAAATTAATTCCACTGTGCTACCTCTCATTCCCAAGAAAGAGGTACCTGTTTCAGTTATGGACTTCAGGCCTATAGCTTGTTGTAATGTGTTGTACAAATGCATTTCCAAAGTCATATGTGGCAGATTGAATGCAGTGCTTGCTGATATTATAAGCATGAATCAAAGTGCATTCCTACAGAATAGGAATATTGTGGATAATATCCTCATTTGTCAAGATCTAGTGAGATTGTACAACAGGAAATCATGCTCTCCTAGGGTGATGATGAAGATTGACTTGAGGAAGGCATATGATTCCATTGAATGAGACTTTGTGGAGGATATGTTATATGCACTTAATTTCCCTAGTAAAATGATTGGATGGATAATGCAATGTGTCTCAATGCCTGCTTAGACTCTCTCCCTTAATGTAAACCAGTTTGGTTATTTCAAAGAAAGAAGAGGTTTGATACAGGGGATCCAATTTCCCCTCTCTTGTTTACCTTGTGTTTGGAGTATTTCACTAGAATACTAAATGTTGTTACTATAACCCAGGGTTTCAGATTTCACCCCATGTGCAAAGCTCCGAATTTGTGTCACCCGGCCTTTGATGATGACCTCCTCATTTTCTGTAGAGGAGATCCAGCATCTGTCACAGTGATAATGAGAGCTATGATAATGTTTTTTGAAGCTTCAGGCTTGCATATCAACAAAGACAAATCTGACATTTATATGAATGGAGTGGCTGCAGCTGATGAACAAGTAAATCTTAGCATCTCTCGGTTCAAAAAGGGATCTCTTCCTTTCAAGTACCTGGGGATCACTATTTCTTACAAGAGAATTTCAAATGTGGAATTTAGCATCCTGGTTGATAAATTGGTAGCTAGAAGCAGAGGTTGGGGGGCAAAACATTTGAGCTATGCTGGTAGAATGTTGCTGGTTAAAGCTGTCCTGACTCAAATTCATAGTTACTGGGCGAGAATATTCCTGCTACCTAAAGCTATCATTCATAAGGTAGAGAGTATTTGAAGAGCATATCTATGGTCTGGGACAGAGGAGCACCATAAGGCACCTGCAGTGTCTTGGGATAAGTGTTGTTTACCAAAGAGTCATGGGGGGCTTGGGATCCTGAATTGCTACAATTAGAACATTGCCACTCTTGGGAAATACATCTGGTGGGTAGCTAATAAGAAAGATTGCTTATGGGTCAGATGGGTGCATCATCTTTATATAAAGCAGCATGACTTGTGGCTTTACTCTCCTACAATCAATTCTAGCTGGACGTGGAGGCAATTGTGTAAAGTTAAGGCTCTTCTGGAACCAGGCTTTGTGCATCATAACTGGTTGTAGTCTCCATATTCAACTAATGCTGTTTATAAGTGGTTGTCTGGGGATCATTTGAAGGTTACTTGGCAACCTTATGTCTGGCATAGACTTAACCTACCTAGAGTGAATTTCATCAATTGGCTATTCATTCAAAGAAGGTTACTTACTAAGGATAGATTGGCCAAGTTTGGTGTTATAACAGATGGGGTGTGTTATCTGTGTGGAATTATGCAGGAAACGTCCTTACACCTCTTTTTTAAATGCCCTTTCAGCAAGAGGTGTCTACAATTGGTGCAACAGTGGCTCGGCTTTTGTTGGACTACTGATGTTATTGCTCGAAGTTTAACGTGGAGAGATAGATCCGTATTGCGCAAGAAGATTATATTAGCTGCACTTGCTAGCCTTGTCTACTTCATATGGGAAGGGCGGAACAAGTGCAGAGTGGAGACCTGGGTACCCCACCCAGAGCACATCAAGAAGAGGATCCATGATGTTCTGATTGGAAGACTCACTAGCCTGCGTATGGAGAAAGTTCACAGTAGGGATATGAATTGGGTTAAGGAGGTTGGTTTGATATAGTCTAATGTATTTTCCTTGAGATTGTACTTTGTGTATGGTGTATGAGCTACTTTGCAAATCTTAAAGAGAACAGCCTCTTGAAGAGGGCCTTGGTCATCTTGAGCAGAGCAACAATGGCTTCTGTAGTTTTGGGTTGAGTTAACCCGATAACCCGGACCCATTTTCTGTTTTTGGGCTTTTAAGGTCCCACCAAGATATCGGGTTGAACAGCTGGGAGGCAACCATGTCCATGGCTCTGTTGAGAATACAATTAGTAGCACTGTTGTGCACGCCATTATTCAATGATTTCACTCACTCTTTCACACTTCTCTCTCCTTTTTGCTGTTTGGTTGTTACTTTCTGTTTGCTTCTCCCTAGCTTTGCAATTTCGTATTTTATTCATACGGTTTTTACGGCTTAATGAGATGATGTCACCCGATGATGTGAATTTTAATTCTTCTCGTTGGCATTAAAATTTAGTACGGAGTATAACTTGATATGGTTTAGTTCGGATGTGAGCTGAGAATCACCACTATGGCGATAAAACTCTTCTATATGAGTTTAAACATTTATGCATTTGGATTTGAGCTAGGTATGACTACTATAGCGATAAAACTCTTCTTCATAAGTTTAAACATTTATGCATTCTCAAGGTTCTAGAAAAACCCCTTACTAGCTGATTTAAGTGCTAAGTGTAGAACTACTAGAACGATAAAACTCTCCATTTTAATATGACTATTGAACACAATATCCCTTTTGAAGGCTTCATTATCCAACCAGAAAGAAGAACTCCTGCTTTCATAAGAAAATATTTTGGTTACAAACTATGCAAATGATAATTTAGCAAAGATTATGGATATGGTGACAATTATTTTCTAACTTGTAGCAAACGTTTTAAGGGTGATAAATCTTAATATCCTTAATTTTAATAATGCTACATCCTCATAATCTAAAAACAAGAGTTAACTCAAATGGTAAAAGCTCTCTTACTTCCATAAAGTTGAGATATATTCGCTTCTCATCCACGATAAGTGCTCTCATTTGAACCAAAAAACATCCTCATAATCTTATTTTCAGTAACTTTGTTAaaactaaattaaactaaatcacTGAAGAGAAACAAGCCAAGACTACCCGAGAAGCCACAGTTTTGACCCCGTCACGCAAAACGAGGTCAAACGTAAAATCCATCTAAGAACTCATGTCAAAAAACGTTACTACTCAATTCTAGGGAGAATTTGGAGTATTTTTGCCTAGGGACACTTGCCTAATAGAGCCACTAATAATGAAACAAAATGCAACAAAACCGAGTGATAGAGACATCTACACGGTTTGTGAGGCTTAACAAGAGGTCACTTTCAACCTTTCCTCTTTTGATCAAGCAAGTTCTAAAACACTTTTGGAAGGCAACCAAGAGCATGTGCCAGTTTTGTGAGCTTCTAAGAGGTCCATTGTAATCATAAATAAGTCAACAGAACAAGCCAAAGGAAGGTTGCATTTTTATGCTTTTTACTTTGTCATTTTCTTGTGTAAGTCATGTAAGGCCTATAGGGCcattttctttgttgtttttcagCTCATTTGTGAGCCTTAGATCTTAGTTAACTTTTGAGGGTCAAGATTGTATGGCTTGTAGTATAAAAACCAAGGTTTGGACAATTAAGATTTTGAATGATAAAAAAACCCAAGATTGAAACCGAGTTTTCATCTAATCATATTCATTGCTTAGTGATTGAATAGccctctttgcttagtgcttgaggtTGGACGAATCCTTTACTTAGTGTTGGGATTAGTCTTAGTTTTAGTCTATTACTTTGTGTTCGGATTAAAACATATCTTGTTCAATTTACGCCATTCAAACAGTATTTGTCGAGTGCAAAGCCGGGCTCAAGTAAATTGTTTTCTCTTAAGGTTTTCAGCAAGAATTGAACATTCCTTTCGATCGTTTAATTCCCCCTTATCAGTCCAAAATTCCAGTCTTTATTTCACAATCAGACAGTTTTGTACTGTCCAATTTCGAGTCTTTGTCCAAAACTCGAGTCCTAGAGGTTTACTTCAATCACCGTCTTACAAAACGAATGCAAGTGTTGTACTACTACATTCTCAAGGCCTCAAATTCGATCTTACCGGTAAATTCAAGTATCGCAAgtacatttttttttaataaggtAAGGAAACTAGATTGATCAAAATCAATCTATACCACCCTTTCGGATGAGAAAGGTGCAAGAAAATCAATGATTTTCAAACCACCTGATGAAACATAATAAGAGGACAGAAACTCTCAATCAACAAAAAGAAAGTCACTACAAAGTCCTAGCAAAAGAATTaaagaatgaaataaaaataaactcAAAGAAAAAGTCTTCCAAAAAATAAGTGCAAATCATTCTAAATTTCGTGTGAAATTTTCAATCAAACCTGTAAACTTTGTGCACTACGCCAAAACGGAAATAGTACTTGTATTGGAAAGCTATTTTTGTTGAATTCGAGATCAACAAATAGAGCATTCCAGCCCTCGAAAAGCGGAATCGGTTGCTCAGCTAAGGCATTACTCCGCTGTTGACCCAAAAACAAGCTATTGTCGGGGCTGAGAGTGCTGAATTTCTACGGAAAAAAAGTTAAAGAAACCCGGTGATTTCCAACAAAAGTGCGTTTCCCTTAAGAAAGATGAAGAAAGGAGAAACAAAGAAACCCAGAATGAAGAAAACTTCAAATTTAACAGAAATAATTTTCAGATTTCGGTAGAAATCCAAAAATATTAAAAGTTCCAACTACATTTGTAGTATTACAATTGAAATATTGTTCTTAAATCTTTGATTTAATCCTTCTTTAACTAAGATATAAGATTATGATAAACTCTCCTAGGCTAAAATGGAGAGTAAATCAATATCTAATCTTTAAGAAGAAGAAAACCAAAGAAAAGTtctgaaaattttcaattaaacaaGACTTTAAAAAGATTAGCAATCTTGACAACCATGCATGTAAATGGAATGATGGTTATGAAGAAAGGTACTAAAAAGGAGAGAAGAAAGGCTGAGAAAGAGAccaatttttttttcagatctcaaCATTCTAAGAATTTGAGAGAGTTTCCTCTCTCAAGA is a genomic window containing:
- the LOC141629726 gene encoding uncharacterized protein LOC141629726; the encoded protein is MVWKPKIVAHVVVQPPIQPVQGAAADTLPMLNPASVGTPMPYQGSMLNSVSPDGFINKFAKRGDGGVQSGPSFMDVLNYSIRRNLLNSIGKGKTSLHSHETRVKRKNLNKVQDGLGSKWKFEVNNDIIDGGRIWVLWDPSLFNVSVIKKELQVMHLSVIYQQTGFCWTCSMVYGCNKDTDRRSLWSSLTNLASGISGPWLVMGDFNNVLYADERIGAKSKDGHFSDTVKDVWTKQIRGCLMFQVAKKLKMLKGPLKKLNREGFGNILNTAEVARMVLEEKQAQLHLDPQNLMLQIEERAAAQSFKELHKAKHSFLGQKAKINWMHRNDENTHYFHSSIKVHRAQNKVLSIMDMNGNLCSDNSTIEQAFIDYYHRLLGSSERVTRVNLEVVRRGKSVSDIHASAMVIPVTATEVRSALFSMPNEKASGLDVSRPVFSRIHMISLERMWLGLSWSFSLMVICCIKLIPLCYLSFPRKRLNAVLADIISMNQSAFLQNRNIVDNILICQDLVRLYNRKSCSPRVMMKIDLRKGFRFHPMCKAPNLCHPAFDDDLLIFCRGDPASVTVIMRAMIMFFEASGLHINKDKSDIYMNGVAAADEQVNLSISRFKKGSLPFKYLGITISYKRISNVEFSILVDKLVARSRGWGAKHLSYAGRMLLVKAVLTQIHSYWARIFLLPKAIIHKSPYSTNAVYKWLSGDHLKETSLHLFFKCPFSKRCLQLVQQWLGFCWTTDVIARSLTWRDRSVLRKKIILAALASLVYFIWEGRNKCRVETWVPHPEHIKKRIHDVLIGRLTSLRMEKVHSRDMNWVKEVGLI